Genomic window (Syngnathus typhle isolate RoL2023-S1 ecotype Sweden linkage group LG4, RoL_Styp_1.0, whole genome shotgun sequence):
CAACCCCGTGTCGTAGGTGCCGCTTTCCAGACACTGGTACGTGCCGTTGCTTTCTTTCAGAACGGCGCTGTGCAGGTAAGGGGCGGACAGGACGGTGGCCAGCAGCCAGGATAGTCCACAAGCCAACGGAACGGCCCAGGCGGGGCGCTGCAGCCGAGCCCAAACGGGCCTGAGCAGACACAGGCATCGCTCCACCGCCACGGCGCACACCAGAAAGGCCGACACGTACAAACCCAAACCTCGAAGGAACATGACCAGGCGGCATAAAGCCGAGCCGAAGGGCCAGCTGTTATTGTGGGCCAGGTATCCCAACATGAGGGGGGTCCTCAGGATCAGCACCAGGTCCGCCAGCGCCAGGTTGAGCACGTAGATTCGAAAACTGCTGGCGGACCGAGTCTCTCCCCTGCTGCCTCTGCGTATGAGATAACGTCGACTCTGGCTAAGCGCCCAAACTACCAGCATGTTCAAAGGTACGCCCACCTTTtgggagaagaaaacaaaaaaccagCAAGATTGGATCCTCGGAATCGTGAGGCgccaaagaaaacatttgtgaCGGAGACCCACCAGAAAAATGAGCACGGTGGCAGTCATCTGGATTCCTCGGACCGCCTCTGCCCGCCAAGAGCTGCTCACAAGTTCTTCCACCATCTGCGTTTCATTCATGGCCGCCATCAAAGGCATGCCAAAATATCAACTTTGATTGAGGTGGTCAAAAGCTCCAACTCAACTCAGTGGCCTGTAACATGAACAAAATGGAAGATTGCATACGAGCATAGATTTCTTGTGCAACTCGCCCGAGATTTCCACATCCCAGTTTTGCAGACCATATGGACGTATCGTAAACTTCTGTTCGTTTGCATAATAAATGTGCACACTTTGCAGTTTTATAGTTTCTATGGACTTACTTTCCTGGAATGTACCATACATTTCAGCATACATACATTTTGCATACCTTAATTAATCCAActgaattaataataaaaaataattagtaaaaaattataaaaaatatatataccgtaattttcggactataagtcgtgttttttttcatagtttgggtgggggggcgacttatactcagaagcgacttatatacatatatatgtttttttttctcttttttgggcattttatggctggtgcgacttatactccggtgcgatttatagtccgaaaattacggtaataataaaaaataataataatgaattaaaCTGTAGATTGTATAATATAGTGTTGGTTATTCAGCGGTTAGTTTACTTTTTAAGAATCAAGCCCACACAAAGTCGTTCTAGCACCGAGTCATGACTAAAAAGACAAGAATGTGTTCTTTCTTGGAGCCAAAGTTGCCTTGGAGGCATCTCCAAACATGCACCTACACCTCACCCGTTTCTGCGGGCATGAACACACAACACATGCAACCGCACCTACTTTGCGCTACGACATTTAATACATAAGCATATACACAAAATATACATGTGAAGGACTCGATTTGTAGAGCACACACAAATAATTGTGTGACCTCGAAAAGAGCGAGGACGTTCCAAATTGAAACGTGCAAATGAAAAATGACTCCCTTACCTGGTTTTTGGTGTGGCTTAAAGAGATCTggcgagagaaaaagaaaaagctgcttGGCTATTAGACTTGCCTCTCTCATCTCTCccacctctctccctctctttcgctctctctctcaccctccTTTCTTTCCTGTGTGCGATTGCTTCACAGGCATCCTCCTACGAACACGGCTAAAAcaaatattccatttttttcttcaagatgtccatcgttgagcaaggaaaacaaagatgtggaggaacagttggttctttatttgcaagatcttggcTTGTTTAATGGCGCTCAATGCacaaggcacttcagcagatgaagcAATGTCTAGATCTAATCTAGATCAGAAGGTTTTATAGTGGCCACTAGCAGAAACCAGGAAGTCAAGAAaagggagagaaagaaaaacatgatcTTGTGAGGTtgttatcacctgaatgttCTGTGTCTGTGTCATGGAGAAATACTCAGCACTGTGTGTTGTGTCAGTGTATGATAAGAGAAACTATGTAACTATATTTGtgtaaaataataagaatgctcacatattgctgttgctctcCCTTTATAACACAAGTGGACCTGGCCATTTGATGAGGTGCAATTTTAGATTTGAAAAGACTGCAAATATTTTCTACATGAACTTGCACAGATATGAGGATGACAGATTTGAAAGGATGACATTTTTCCATTCATGTCATCGGTCCACATTGCCTTGAATGGCAGCAATGACAGTCTAATCTCCTAATTAATTGTAATCAGTAAATTTCTTATTTCTTTCAAATGTCACAAGCCCGTTTTTAAAAGTTCcactttgaaaaaagaaaatgggaaCGGATTCATGCATTACTTGATGCCCTCCTGTAGATGTCACCCCTTTACATTTATTCTCATGTGTGGGAAATGAAAAGCAGGAGGTGGGTGATGTCAGATAACTGcaattttgaaatgtaaatgtcCACATTTAAAAGTTTATTAACAATTCTGATACTTAtaccatttattattattattattattattattattattattattattattattattattattattattattaataataataataataataataataataataataattattattattattattattgttattattattgttattattattcacaGTTTAAAACAGGTTTATTCCGTGTTTGACTAATTTGGCAATTATATTTCCAACACATCAATGAATATGATTTACATAAAGGGTTGTTATGTATAGTCTTGGAATATTGATGATGCTGTTTAATTAAATGGAATCAAATTCAACAGTCAAACTTGACTTATCCTCTACGCGCACTGCTTCTACTACCAATACAGCCAACAGCTGTAATTTACAAAAGGATATTACAAACTTATTTTTAAACTGATTTGCACATTTCAATTCCTACTAAGAAAACTAAATGTAACACTTTTTGTGACAAACATGGAGAGATCTGGTAAGGAGAAAAGCTTTCCCTCATATACATTCTTTAAAACGATTTGAATTCACACAGACTAGAGTCAAATcgtgtttcttttgttttgctaatggtttttatttgtttttttacagactGTTTTCAATATTAATTGAACCTTTTTGATGAGGGAAAAACAATATCGACtagatatatttatttttttcaaatcagactgtttcttttgtttttgctgatGACTGTTATATGAAGTCTTAATTAAACCTTTTTGCTGGAGGGAAAAACATTATTGActggatgtatttatttattttttctcctcCCACGCTTCGCACTCATTAGATGCAACTGCTAATTTGACGGCGGCATATATATTTCATTTGTGGAAGTGAATCGTGAGAGCAGCTTGCCTCTTTTCCCCTGTGACGAACACCCACGCTTCCTTTAAATCTGCTCATTTTAGATGCAGCCCTTAAATCGGGGAAACTCGTAAATGTTTTTGTGTCACACAGTGAGAGATGCCAAGATCTGTCTTGCTCATCGTGTCAGTCGGGATTTTAGTCGCACAGTGAAATGACGCGTGCTTTCTGAACAGCCAAAATCATCATCTTGTTGAGATGaaaccaaagaaagaaaga
Coding sequences:
- the LOC133153211 gene encoding C5a anaphylatoxin chemotactic receptor 1 is translated as MPLMAAMNETQMVEELVSSSWRAEAVRGIQMTATVLIFLVGVPLNMLVVWALSQSRRYLIRRGSRGETRSASSFRIYVLNLALADLVLILRTPLMLGYLAHNNSWPFGSALCRLVMFLRGLGLYVSAFLVCAVAVERCLCLLRPVWARLQRPAWAVPLACGLSWLLATVLSAPYLHSAVLKESNGTYQCLESGTYDTGLVVTETVAGFILPLLVFLGSNLAILLKIQQSVPISPTSSSPTASRKMARMYQVLFFTMLLFLICWVPYFVCRFLRALAQGQPDRAELYKKASYGTYISLYLVYAKSALNPVLYVFAARGLGRAVRASVVSTVERLFNDDSFESIRKRSLKTSHI